In Candidatus Pantoea floridensis, the genomic window TGGAACCGTCATTAATAAAGATGGCTTCAAAACGGATTTCATCCTGCTTTAGCAGGCTATCAATGCATCGCTCCAGATACGCTGCGGCGTTATACACCGGCACAATGACGCTGAGTAAAACGTCGTTAACGGGATTTTGCATATGACCTCTGGACTCTGTCGACTTTAGAATTGCGGGCGGATAAAAACATCGGTGAACGCAATGGTGATTAATCGATAACTATCACTACACGTTGCTTTCGCCCTGCTTAACATTTATGGGATAGGTATTTCAGAGTTTCCTCAGGCTAATTAAAAAAGCCGGGAAATGCTGGCTATAAAAAAAGCGTAATAAGATAATCGCCATATAAACTGAGCAATCTCATTCTGTTTTCAGCTGCTAAAATAGGCAGGCTACCGCCCCAGGCTTACAGCTACCCGTGTACTGAAAACAGTTAACTCTTTTTTTTTGGCGTAAAGAAGCTGCGCTGCACTCACAGGAGTTCAGTTGTTTTTCAGCAAGTTACGCTTTCATGCGGCGATTTTTGCATTACGCAGATACCGCATTCATCAATGTGTACTTAAATTAAATTTTTATCTTTTATGTAATGAGAATAAAAAACGCTGGCGCTTTATTGCACCCATTACGTAACGCAAGACATGTCGATCGGCAGTGAAAAGACGCATCAAAAAACGGGCCTTTTCAACCCACGTGACGACATTAACGATATTTGCTGTATGCCCTGCACTTTTATTACCTCGGTGCGTCTTTCGCTAGCCGATAAGTGCAAGTGGCGTTAATCCAGTGCGGCTCTCGCAGCCGCACTGCAACGGGCATAAGGCCCAAAATTTGCGATCTGGTTCAAAACTTATAGCGGCATTCTCACCAGTAGTGGTTATAAGGTCAATGGCTTCCAGACCAAAACGGAATTTACTCAGGGGCAGCGTTGATAAATTTTAAGCCTATAGATTAGCCGTGATGAATGAATATTTACGCCATTGATTAGCGCCAGCGACTCGATAGGCCAGGAATAAGAGGGGGAAGCCTGATCTCAACGTACCAGCACAAACCACCCCTTACGTCGCGAGGAGATTGTAGCCAGCTCACAACTCTGGCGTTAGTCGATCACCGCCTGCATTTTCGCGTGCTAGTCTGCCTGGATGCCACTCTCCAGTTTTCCTTACTGCAGGCCGTATGAAACGCAGACTCCCTTTTCAGGTAAAACTCTTTCTCTCTCTGGTGCTTTTTTCCTGCCTGCTGCTGGCTTTGCTGGGCACAATTCTGTTTCATTTTATCGACAGGCAGTTGCATCACGATCTTGGGCAGCGCGCACGCGTGCAGGCCAGCGAAATTGCGCTGATGCCGGGCCTGGCGGATAAGGTGGCGCGTCGCGATATCGCGGGGATTGCCGCGTTGATTCAGCCGCTGCGCGACCAAAGTGATGCCAGTTACATCGTGATAGGTGACGTGCGTGAACAACATCTTTACCACTCGGAATCGCCCGAGCGCCTTAATCTGCCCTTGATTGGCGGCGACAATGCCGAGGTGCTGCAAGGCAAAACCATCATTTCCGTACGCAAAGGTGGCATCGGCGTTTCCCTGCGCAGCAAAGCCCCCATTTTTGATGCGCAGCATCAGGTGATTGGCATTGTCTCGGTGGGTTATCTCACGTCCTATATTGCCAATATCAATGCCAGCCTGCTGTGGCAAGCCAGCCTCTACGGTGTGGCCCTGCTGCTGCTGCTGTTTATTTTTTCATGGGTGTTTAGTCGCAACCTGAAAAAACAGATGTTCTGGCTTGAGCCAAAAGATATTGCGCTACTGGTGCTGCAGCAAAAAGCGTTGCTGGAGGCGATGTATGAAGGCGTGTTTGCCGTGAATGCAGAAAAACAGCTGATTTTGATCAATCGCGCCGCCCGGGAATTACTGGATTTGCAGCAGAGTGAAAAAGAGCTGCTGGGGAAACCGCTTGATGCGGTGTTGCAGATACACCCCGCGTTTCTCAGCCAACGTGACGTACATGAGCCAAGTCGTCATCATGACCAGATTACCGTACTGAATCAGCGCCAGGTGATCGTCAATCGGGTCGCGATTGAGCTGGAGCCCGGCGAGCCCAGCGGCTGGGTATGCAGCTTCCGCGATAAAAATGACATCAATACGCTGAGCAGCCAACTAAGCCAGGTGAAGCGCTACGCGGATAATTTACGCATCATGCGCCATGAACAGCTGAACTGGACGGCGACGCTGGTCGGCCTGCTACAAATGCAGCGTTATGACGATGCCATGCGCTATATCCATGCGCAATCTGCGGGCGCGCAGCAGGTCCTGGATTTTGTCTCGGCGCGCTTTACTTCGCCCGCGCTCTGCGGACTGCTGCTGGGGAAATATGTTAGTGCCAGAGAGAAAGGCGTCGAGCTGAAATTCGATCCGGCCTGCCAGCTTACGCGTCTTCCCGCCGCGCTGAGTGAAACGGCGCTCATGTCCGTGGTGGGAAATGTGCTGGATAACGCCGTGGATGCCACGCTGAACGTTAGGCCACCGGCCAACCCTATCGAGCTCTATATTTCAGACAGAAATCACGAGCTGTTAATTGAAGTCGCCGACCAGGGCTGCGGCGTCGATGAGGCGATAAAACCGCATCTGTTTGAGCAAGGCGTGACCAGCAAACCCACCAGCGGCGACGATATGCTGGGTTCCGAACACGGTATCGGCCTCTACCTGGCGGCGGGTTATGTTCATCAGGCGGGCGGCAGCATTGAGATCAGCGAAAACGCGCCACAGGGCACCATTTTCTCCATTTTCATTCCGTTCCAGCCCGAGTTTTCAACAGGACTATCCCATGAATAACGCCAAAGCACTTGATGTCGTCATTGTGGAAGATGAACCCCATCTGGCCGATTTGCATCGCGAATTTATCGAGCAACATTTTCATCTGCGCGTGGTAGGCATTGCCGCCACGCTGCAGCAGGCGCGGGATCTTATTCACGTGCATCAGCCGCGCCTGGTGCTACTCGATAATTACTTGCCGGATGGCCAGGGCGTCACGCTGATTGACGATCCTCTCCTGAAGCAATTTGAGTGCTCAGTGATTTTCATCACGGCCGCCAGCGATATGCAAACCTGCAGCCACGCGATGCGCAGCGGCGCTTTCGATTACCTGCTAAAACCGGTGTTTTTTCATCGCCTACGCGCCTCGCTGGAACGCTTTATGCTGTTGGTCCAGACGATGCGCCAGATGACGAATGTTGATCAGCACGCGCTGGATAAGCTTTTCAATTTGCCCACCAGCGATGTGCCCGCTGCCCCCTCGACGAAGGGGATAGAAACCATCACGCTGGAACGGGTTAAGCACTTTTTTAGCGCTGCGCCCGCCGCCAGCTGGTCGGTGGAGCAAGTGGTGGAGAGCGTGGGAATCAGCAAAACCACCGGACGCCGTTACCTGGAATATTGTGTCGAAATCGGCTTTATTGGCGTGGAGATGCAGTATGGCAATATCGGCCATCCGCGTCGGCTCTACCGTAAAATCACGCAGGCGGAATAGTGTGACCGAGCGCAAATGCCAGGCCGCCGTGTGCGTGGTTTTAATGGTGTTAATTGGCTAAACAGCGCCAACAATCACACTTCGTGAAGATAACGATCTGTCACCTCTTGTCTGACAAAATCGATCGGCTATGTTGACCTTTAGTTCCTCAAATGTAACTAAAAGGTTAATTATAATGTCGAACACTTTCCATCTCTCTCTGGTTGCTACTACTGTCCTGCTCGCCTCTTCTGCCTTCGCCGCCCCGCCGCAGGGCTATCCGGCCAACTATCAAAACGTGATAGATGCCGCGACAAAAGAGGGCAAAGTGGTGGTTTACTCCACCACCGACACCAAAGCGGCCGGTCCGCTTATTCAGGGCTTTGAATCCACTTATCCGGGTATCAAAGTGGAATATAACGATATGAACAGCACCGAGCTGTATAACCGCTTTATCAGCGAGCAGGCTTCAGGCGGCAGCAGCGGCGATGTGGTGTGGAGCTCCTCAATGGACACCGGCCTGAAGCTGGCGACCGACTATGCGCAGGAGTATCAATCGCCAGAGTTGAGCCAGATCCCTAAGTGGGCGGTGTGGAATAATAAAGCCTACGGCACCACCTACGAACCGGTGGTTTTCATTTACAACAAACGCCTGATTCCCGCCGCTGACGTGCCTGATTCACACACCGCGCTGGCCAAGCTTATTGCCAGCCAGACGGACAAATTCAAGAGTAAAGTCACCACCTACGATATTGAAAAATCGGGCCTTGGCTTCATGCTTTCGGTGCAGGATGACAAAGCCGATCCTCACTATTTCACCACCCTGGCTGACGTCGCCAAAGGTGGGTTAGCTGTACAATCCTCTACCGGCACCATGATGGAAAGGGTGTCATCCGGCGAAAACCTGATCGGTTTCAACATCCTCGGTTCCTACGCGGAAGCCCGCGCCAAAACCGATCCTTCACTGGGTATTTCCTATCCGAAGGATTACACCCTGGTCCTGTCTCGCGTCTCCTTTATCAGCCAGCAGGCGCACAACAGCAATGCGGCCAAACTCTGGCTCGATTACGTGTTGTCGGAGAAAGGACAAAGCATTCTGGCCAATCAGGCCGATATCCCTTCCCTGCGTAACGATATCGAAGGCAAAAACGATATTGATGGCATGACCAAAATGTTAGGCAAAGCGCTGAAACCGATCCCGGTTGACGAGAGCCTGCTGGAATATCTGCAGCCGAAAAAACGTCTCGATTACATCAAACAGTGGCGCACGGCCGCCGGTAAATAACGGCAGTAAGCAAGCGCGGCGGCTGCGTCGCGCTTCTCTTTCTCTTATCTGATTTCGCCATTCAGGGTCTCATTATGAGTACATTGCGCAGAAAGTGGCAAAGCTTGCCGCGCGGCGTCGTGGTGCTGATAACCGCGCTGGTTATCTATGTGCCGCTGTCGTTCATCGTGATACAAAGTTTTCTCTCCGCCCCGTTCTTCTCTCCGTCGAAAGCGTGGAGCCTGGAAGCATTCGAATTTATTTTTACCGATCCCGATTTCTACAAGGCATTGCGAAGCGGATTTATTCTGGCCTTCGGCCTGGTGATCATCGCCATCCCGCTGGGCGGCATTTTGGCGTTCTTAATGGTGCGCACCGATCTCCCCGGCAGACGCATTATTGAGCCACTGATCCTCGTACCGATTTTTGTCTCGCCGATGGTGCTGGGCTTTGGTTATGTGGTGGCGGCCGGGCCGGTGGGATTCTTCTCGCTGTGGGCGCAGTCGCTGCTGGGATTTGTGCCGTGGAATATCTACGACATGTCGAGCATCGTGGTGATTGCCGGGTTAACCCACGTGCCCCACGCCTATCTTTACATCTCATCAGCCCTGCGCAGCGTGGGGTCGGATGTGGAAGAAGCCGCACGTATCGCCGGTGCCTCGCCGTTGCAGGTGATGACGGCCGTGAGCCTGCCGATGGTACGTCCGTCAATCCTGTATGCCATTGTGCTGCTGTTTTTCCTCGGGCTGGAAGTGTTCGGCCTGATGCTAGTGCTAGGCGATCCTGAAGGCAACATGGTGCTGGCAACCTATCTCTACCAGCTCACTAATAAACTCGGCACACCGTCCTACCACCTGATGGCCGCAGTGGCCGTGGTGCTGATTTGTATCACGGTGCCGCTGGTGATGCTGCAACGCCGCCTGATGCGCACCGCCAACCGCTTTGTCACCGTCAAAGGGAAAGCGTCGCAGGCGCGCGCCCTGCCGCTGGGCAAATGGCGCTGGGTGGCCGGTGCGGTGGTCGCCTTCTGGCTGACCGTAACCATTGGTGTTCCGCTGCTCGGCGTGGTGCTGCGCGCCTTTATCTCCAACTGGGGCGTTGGCGTCTCGCTGTGGGATGAGCTGTCGATCAAAACGTTCCAGACCATCTGGGCGCAGCCCAACCTGCTGCGCGCCATCGTCAACTCCATGGCGATCGGCGTCATTGGCGGTGCCGTGGCGGTAGGCTGTTATCTGTTTATCGGCATCGCTATGCACCGCAAACCGGACAACACCACGCGCTTCCTTGACTACAGCGTGCTGGTGCCGCGCGCGGTGCCGGGATTGCTGGCGGGCCTGGCGTTTCTCTGGGTATTCCTGTTCCTGCCAATGTGGCTGGACAACGCACTGAAATCAGGCTGGCTTTCCGATTTCGCCTGGTCGCAGTGGCTGCGCGATAACCTGGTGGTCTGGCTGCGATCGCTGCGCAGCACCATCTTCAGCGTCTGGCTGGCCTACACCGTGGTGTGGATGGCGTACGGCCTGCGTTTGATCTCTTCCACCCTGCTTCAGGTGGGTCCGGAACTGGAAGAGGCGGCACGCAGCACCGGCGCCACGCGCGGACAGATTACGCGTCACGTGACCATTCCATTATCCCGCTACGGCCTGATTGGCTCCTGGCTGCTGATGTTCCTGATATTCGAACGCGAATACTCAACGGGCGTTTATCTGCTTTCGCCGGGTACAGAAACCATCGGCTCAATGCTGGTTTCTCTGTGGGCGGCAGGCGCGATTGATATCGTCGCCGCACTCTCCTTTATTAATATCCTGCTGGTGGTCGTCGGCTTGGGTATCGCTTTACGCTTTGGAGTGAAATTACATGATTGAATTATCGGTCGAGAACCTGCACTTAACCTACGGCGACAACCCGGTGCTGAAAGGCGTTTCAATGAACCTGCAGCGTGGTGAAGTGGTGTCCCTGCTGGGGCCCTCCGGCAGCGGTAAAACCACGCTGCTGCGCGCGGTCGCCGGGCTGGAGAAGCCGACTCAGGGCACGATTATCATCGGCAAAAACCAGGTTTACGCCGGCACGCCGCGCAGCGAGATCCCCGCAGAGGAACGTAATCTGGGATTAGTGTTCCAGTCTTACGCGCTGTGGCCACACAAAACGGTGTTTGAGAACGTCGCCTACCCTTTGAAACTGCGCAAAGTGGCCTCCGCTGAAATCACCCAGCGGGTGAATGATGTTCTCTCGCAGCTTGGCCTTGGCCATTTGGGTAAACGCCATCCGCATCAGCTTTCCGGTGGGCAGCAGCAGCGTGTGGCGATTGGTCGCGCGCTGGTTTACAACCCGCCGGTGATCCTGCTGGATGAGCCACTTTCAAACCTGGATGCCAAATTGCGTGAAGAGGCGCGCGTGTTCCTGCGCGAGCTGATCATCAAGCTGGGCTTGTCGGCGTTGATGGTGACGCACGATCAAAATGAGGCGATGGCGATTTCCGACCGTATTTTGTTGCTGAATAACGGCAAGATCGAGCAACAGGGTACGCCGCAGGAGATGTACGGCTCGCCGAAAACCCTGTTTACCGCCGAGTTTATGGGCAGCAATAACCGGCTGCACGGCAAAATCACCGAGCTGCGCGACGGCAAAGCGCGGATCGAAGGTAAAGGCTGGGCGTTATGGGGGTTAGCGGGTGAAGGTGTGCAACAGGGGCAGGATGCCACGGCGGTGATTCGCGTGGAGCGCGTGAGGTTGGTTGATGGCCCTGGCGAAAACCAGCTGGAACTGCCGCTGCTCACCAGCATGTATCTCGGCGACCGCTGGGAATATCTGTTCCGCACCGTCGGCGACGATTTTGTGATTCGCGCCTACGGCACCGAGGTGCGCGATCCGCAGCACTGCCATCTGGCATTGCCGGAAAACCACGTATGGATTTTCCCGAAAGGGTGAGGTGTTTGGGAGCGGTTTTTGCCGCTCCCTGCTGGGTAGGCTCTCAATACTTACTGATTCTCCATCCCGATAAAAAATTAGCCAAGCCATCACGGCAACAAAAACAATAAAATCAAGCGCCCTTTTCACCCATAAGTAATAACTATCGTTAATGGAATAATTCAAGACCAGTCTCAATTATATTTTCTGTGTAATTCAAATATCATCCCTCCCGCAAAGCATCGACTTACCCATATTAATCTCAACCACCAACCAACCCATTCAGCGCACGAAATTATTTTTCGCGCGTAATTTGCTTGCGGGAATAAAAAATGAACAAAAATTATCGCGTTATCTGGAATCATAGCCAGGGTAATTATGTGGTAACCTCAGAACTTGCGCGCGGAAAAGTTAAATCATCCTCCTCAGCATCTGTCATTCAGGTTATTCGCCGCGGAGCACTGGGCGCCTTAATTACGGCAGCAGCAGTAGGGCTCTTTATTCAACCCGCATTCGCCGCTCCCGCCTACGGAGAATACGCATCCGGTCAGGGAAACATCCTCGATATTAAAGATAAAGATGTCAATACCACTGGTGCTGATGCTCATGGTTTATTCGTTGAAAAAAATGCCACTGCTTATAGTAGCAATGTGAATTTTAACACTTCCGGTAGTGGTGCTTACGCCGTTTATGTTACTGGCGCAGGCTCAAATATTAATGTATCCGGAGGAAGCGTTACCACCACAGGCGCAGCCGGACATGGGTTAGTTGCGGGTAAAAGCGGTAACCTGACGGCCAGCGATATCACTATCAATAGTTCGGGTAAAGGGGTGTACGCGAACGCAGCAACGATTAAAGCTAAAAATCTGAATGTGAACGCCGCGGGATTTGGCGTACATGGTTTAGGTAAAGGTGCACTCGTGGACATCGCAGACAGCACGGTTAACGTGGCGGGAAATGGTGCCTATGCCGTTGCAGCAGAGACCAGCGGAAAAGTCT contains:
- a CDS encoding ABC transporter ATP-binding protein encodes the protein MIELSVENLHLTYGDNPVLKGVSMNLQRGEVVSLLGPSGSGKTTLLRAVAGLEKPTQGTIIIGKNQVYAGTPRSEIPAEERNLGLVFQSYALWPHKTVFENVAYPLKLRKVASAEITQRVNDVLSQLGLGHLGKRHPHQLSGGQQQRVAIGRALVYNPPVILLDEPLSNLDAKLREEARVFLRELIIKLGLSALMVTHDQNEAMAISDRILLLNNGKIEQQGTPQEMYGSPKTLFTAEFMGSNNRLHGKITELRDGKARIEGKGWALWGLAGEGVQQGQDATAVIRVERVRLVDGPGENQLELPLLTSMYLGDRWEYLFRTVGDDFVIRAYGTEVRDPQHCHLALPENHVWIFPKG
- a CDS encoding ABC transporter substrate-binding protein, encoding MSNTFHLSLVATTVLLASSAFAAPPQGYPANYQNVIDAATKEGKVVVYSTTDTKAAGPLIQGFESTYPGIKVEYNDMNSTELYNRFISEQASGGSSGDVVWSSSMDTGLKLATDYAQEYQSPELSQIPKWAVWNNKAYGTTYEPVVFIYNKRLIPAADVPDSHTALAKLIASQTDKFKSKVTTYDIEKSGLGFMLSVQDDKADPHYFTTLADVAKGGLAVQSSTGTMMERVSSGENLIGFNILGSYAEARAKTDPSLGISYPKDYTLVLSRVSFISQQAHNSNAAKLWLDYVLSEKGQSILANQADIPSLRNDIEGKNDIDGMTKMLGKALKPIPVDESLLEYLQPKKRLDYIKQWRTAAGK
- a CDS encoding ATP-binding protein, with protein sequence MKRRLPFQVKLFLSLVLFSCLLLALLGTILFHFIDRQLHHDLGQRARVQASEIALMPGLADKVARRDIAGIAALIQPLRDQSDASYIVIGDVREQHLYHSESPERLNLPLIGGDNAEVLQGKTIISVRKGGIGVSLRSKAPIFDAQHQVIGIVSVGYLTSYIANINASLLWQASLYGVALLLLLFIFSWVFSRNLKKQMFWLEPKDIALLVLQQKALLEAMYEGVFAVNAEKQLILINRAARELLDLQQSEKELLGKPLDAVLQIHPAFLSQRDVHEPSRHHDQITVLNQRQVIVNRVAIELEPGEPSGWVCSFRDKNDINTLSSQLSQVKRYADNLRIMRHEQLNWTATLVGLLQMQRYDDAMRYIHAQSAGAQQVLDFVSARFTSPALCGLLLGKYVSAREKGVELKFDPACQLTRLPAALSETALMSVVGNVLDNAVDATLNVRPPANPIELYISDRNHELLIEVADQGCGVDEAIKPHLFEQGVTSKPTSGDDMLGSEHGIGLYLAAGYVHQAGGSIEISENAPQGTIFSIFIPFQPEFSTGLSHE
- a CDS encoding ABC transporter permease produces the protein MSTLRRKWQSLPRGVVVLITALVIYVPLSFIVIQSFLSAPFFSPSKAWSLEAFEFIFTDPDFYKALRSGFILAFGLVIIAIPLGGILAFLMVRTDLPGRRIIEPLILVPIFVSPMVLGFGYVVAAGPVGFFSLWAQSLLGFVPWNIYDMSSIVVIAGLTHVPHAYLYISSALRSVGSDVEEAARIAGASPLQVMTAVSLPMVRPSILYAIVLLFFLGLEVFGLMLVLGDPEGNMVLATYLYQLTNKLGTPSYHLMAAVAVVLICITVPLVMLQRRLMRTANRFVTVKGKASQARALPLGKWRWVAGAVVAFWLTVTIGVPLLGVVLRAFISNWGVGVSLWDELSIKTFQTIWAQPNLLRAIVNSMAIGVIGGAVAVGCYLFIGIAMHRKPDNTTRFLDYSVLVPRAVPGLLAGLAFLWVFLFLPMWLDNALKSGWLSDFAWSQWLRDNLVVWLRSLRSTIFSVWLAYTVVWMAYGLRLISSTLLQVGPELEEAARSTGATRGQITRHVTIPLSRYGLIGSWLLMFLIFEREYSTGVYLLSPGTETIGSMLVSLWAAGAIDIVAALSFINILLVVVGLGIALRFGVKLHD
- a CDS encoding response regulator, which translates into the protein MNNAKALDVVIVEDEPHLADLHREFIEQHFHLRVVGIAATLQQARDLIHVHQPRLVLLDNYLPDGQGVTLIDDPLLKQFECSVIFITAASDMQTCSHAMRSGAFDYLLKPVFFHRLRASLERFMLLVQTMRQMTNVDQHALDKLFNLPTSDVPAAPSTKGIETITLERVKHFFSAAPAASWSVEQVVESVGISKTTGRRYLEYCVEIGFIGVEMQYGNIGHPRRLYRKITQAE